TTGATATTCTGAGCAAACTGCAGCTCGGGATTAACCTGCCGGCAAGCGGCCATGAGGGCATTGGCCAGGGACTGCAACCCCCTGGCCTTTTTTTCAGTCCATTGCCAGAATGACGGTTGGTAACCGGCAATTTTTGTTCCGTGGTCGTTGAATTGGTAGAGTGACTGCGGCTTTGGCAGAAAATTTTTCCCTGAAGAGTCCGGCAGAAAGCCTACGGTATGACGCGAGGTCAGATCATCCTGAAAGAGGATGCCATCAATGGGATTGGCGGCCAGGTCCTGAAACAGTGCGGTGAGGAAGTTCTGGTTGCAGCGGGCGCCGGGATCAAGGGCACCGGTAGCCTGGTATTGTCCACTGCTAGGGTTGTATGCATGACTCTGCGGCAGCTCGGGGTGGTTGTAATTGGCATGCAACGTCGTCATCCAGGCAAAAACACGAAGCCCTTCGGCATGGGCGTCTGCGCAGACGCTGGGCAGCAGATCATTGACTACCGGAACCAGGGAAGTCTGGAAATAGACCCCTGCTGATGGTGGTGATGACTGCGAATCGGGGAACTGATGATGCCGGTCAGTGGAATTCTGGAAGACTCTCAGGATGATGGTGTTAAAGCCGCTGGTGCGCAATTGGGCAAAGAGGTAGCGGCGGTCCTCCTCGCTCTGCTGCTCCAGCAACGTGATCTGGGCACCAATAATGACTGATTGACCCATCGCCGCGTTGCACGGGAAACCCGGCAAAAAGGTCATGCCTCCGCAGACAAGAAGAACGATGGCTGACCTGATAAGGATCTTGTGAATCATGGGGAGTTCCTAGGGTGCAGTGCCTTGCGGGCACGTTGTTTGCTGCTTGGTGGTTTTTAAAAGAAGGTCCTTTACTCCTTTGTTCCGCTGACCATCACCAGTGCTTGTTCACCTGGGCTTGGATGAAATCCGTTCATGGTAAACGGGGGATTGCTCGCTGGTCGCAGGCAGTTGCCATGCTACGGAAAGAGAACAGCAGGAAGTTCCCTAATGCTGCTGATTTCTTCCAGGGCTACGTTATGCTTATCGGTCCGTTTTAAATTATTTTTAGGAATTATTACCTTTTGAAAACCGAATTTTTCTGCTTCCAGCAGGCGTTGCTCCAGCAGGTTTGCCCGCCTGATTTCACCGGTTAAACCAACCTCTCCCAAAACCATGGTCGTTGGGGCAATTGGCTTGTCGAGATAACTGGAAAGCATGACCGCCACCAGACCAAGATCGATCGCCGGCTCAATAATTTTCAAGCCGCCAATAACGTTGAGGAAAATATCTTTGTCGCCAAGCAGCATATTAAGCCGTTTCTCCATTACCGCAATCATCAGTGAAGCCCGTCCTTTGTCAATCCCCAGCATGGTTCGTCGGGGAATTCCGGTAGCCACCGAGGTGGATACCAGGGCCTGAATTTCCGTCAGAATAGGCCTTGAACCCTCCATGGTTGCGGTAACCAGGGAGCCGGCCAAATTGGCCGGCCGTTCAGCGAGAAAAATATGGGAGGGACTGTCGACACCCTGCAAACCCCTGCCGGTCATCTCAAAAACACCGATCTCGTTGGTGGAGCCAAAGCGGTTTTTCACTGCCCTCAGAATGCGATAGGGGTGCTGGGTTCCTGATTCAAAATAAAGTACCGTATCAACCATGTGTTCCAGTACCCGGGGGCCGGCGATGGCTCCCTCCTTGGTGACATGGCCAATCAGAAACAACGGGATATTGGTTGCTTTGGCAAGGCTGATCAGGTGGGCGGTTGCCTGGCGGATTTGGGTTACCGACCCTGGAGGTGAATTGTGCTCCGGTGTGGTGACTGTCTGAATCGAATCAATGACCAGGGCTTGTG
The window above is part of the Candidatus Anaeroferrophillus wilburensis genome. Proteins encoded here:
- the radA gene encoding DNA repair protein RadA codes for the protein MRKKQKTFFACSACGHQSPKWLGKCPACESWNTFEEERLPTNDPAILPELASIQTVARPMPLNKIRELSPMQGQTRIAEFDRVLGGGIVPGSVTLVGGDPGIGKSTLLLQVLGNLSTAGQLTLYVTGEESPGQVKLRSQRMDIAAPSLYLLATTDISNIIAHCNELQPQALVIDSIQTVTTPEHNSPPGSVTQIRQATAHLISLAKATNIPLFLIGHVTKEGAIAGPRVLEHMVDTVLYFESGTQHPYRILRAVKNRFGSTNEIGVFEMTGRGLQGVDSPSHIFLAERPANLAGSLVTATMEGSRPILTEIQALVSTSVATGIPRRTMLGIDKGRASLMIAVMEKRLNMLLGDKDIFLNVIGGLKIIEPAIDLGLVAVMLSSYLDKPIAPTTMVLGEVGLTGEIRRANLLEQRLLEAEKFGFQKVIIPKNNLKRTDKHNVALEEISSIRELPAVLFP